CGGCCGCGCCGTCGCCGAACTTGGTGAAGAAGCCCGAGACGGCCTCCGCCGCGTGGTCGGTGCCGACGACCAGTCCGTCGTGGGCGCCGGCCACCGTGTACTGGGCGATCATGCGCTGGCGGGCCTTGATGTTGCCCTGTACGAAGTCCTGGTGGTGGGCGTCCCGGAAGACGGTGCCGCCGGCGACGGCGGCCTCCAGCGCGGCGTCGCTGGCGGGCTTCACGTCCACCGTCAGCACCCGGTCCGCCTGGATGAAGCCGAGCGCGAGCTGCGCGTCCTGCTCGTCGGCCTGGACCCCGTACGGCAGCCGCATCGCGTAGAACCTCGCTTCGTGGCCGCTCTCCCGGGCCCGCTCCACGGCGAGCTGGCAGAGCCGTCCGGCCGTGGTGGAGTCAACGCCGCCGCTGATACCGAGCACCAGGGAGCGCAGGCCGGTGGAGGTGAGCCGGTCCGCCAGGAAGGCCACCCGGCGCTCGATCTCCCGGTGTGCGTCGAAAGTCTCCGACACCTCGAGTTCCCGGGCGATCTCCTGCTGCAGAACGGTGGACGCCGGCCGGCTCACGGCTGCTCCTCGTGGTCGATGGTCGATCGTGGTGTGCTGTCCCGCCGACCCTAGTCGAAGCGTCCGGCCCGCCGTCAGGCGGCTGCCGCCGACAAGGATCACGAAGATCCGCGATGAGTTCCGGCGCCCGCCGCTGTCCACCGTGGACAGGAGGCATCAGCGCCCTCCCCGTGACGCCGGAGGCGATCCGCCATTCCGCCTGCTGGAGCGGACGACCTGATCATTCGCTGATTGCCGAACTCTTCAGGCATCCTGGGAGCATGAACGCATTGCATGCCGGGACGCCGGCGGACGGTGTCGCCCCCGCGGCGCGCCTTGCCGCCTTCGCCGCAGCCCTGGCCGACGAGACCCGGGCGGCCATCTGTATGACGCTGCTCGAGGGACGTGCCTGGACCGCGGGCGAGCTGGCCCGGATCACCGCGGTGGCGCCGTCGACGGTCAGCGGCCATCTGACGCGCCTGCTCGATGCGGGCCTCTGCGTCACCGAGCGGCAGGGCCGCCACAGTTACGTGCGGATCGCCGACGCCGCGACCGCCCGCCTCGTCGACGAACTGGCCTCGTACGCGATCCCGGACCGGGACGCGGCGCACGCGGTGCCCGTGGTGGCTGCGCCCGACCCGCTCGCCCGCGCCCGCACGTGCTACGACCATTTCGCGGGGCGGCTCGGGATGGCGGTGACCGACGCCATGGAACGGTGCGGGCTGCTCCGTACGGACGGGGTCTTCGAGCTCACGGAGGCAGGGCGCGCGTGGTGTGCCGGGGCCGGTGTCAGCCTCGACCACGAGGGGCGCAGGCCGCTGGCGAGCTCCTGCTTGGACTGGACCGAGCGGCGCCGCCA
The Streptomyces sp. NBC_01296 DNA segment above includes these coding regions:
- the nadE gene encoding ammonia-dependent NAD(+) synthetase, encoding MSRPASTVLQQEIARELEVSETFDAHREIERRVAFLADRLTSTGLRSLVLGISGGVDSTTAGRLCQLAVERARESGHEARFYAMRLPYGVQADEQDAQLALGFIQADRVLTVDVKPASDAALEAAVAGGTVFRDAHHQDFVQGNIKARQRMIAQYTVAGAHDGLVVGTDHAAEAVSGFFTKFGDGAADLVPLTGLTKRRVRAVADVLGAPAELVWKTPTADLETLDPGKADEDALGVTYDDIDDFLEGKPVDERAFDTIVRRYRQTEHKRRLPIAP
- a CDS encoding ArsR/SmtB family transcription factor, giving the protein MNALHAGTPADGVAPAARLAAFAAALADETRAAICMTLLEGRAWTAGELARITAVAPSTVSGHLTRLLDAGLCVTERQGRHSYVRIADAATARLVDELASYAIPDRDAAHAVPVVAAPDPLARARTCYDHFAGRLGMAVTDAMERCGLLRTDGVFELTEAGRAWCAGAGVSLDHEGRRPLASSCLDWTERRRHLGGLAGARLCARALGEEWVVRPAAGGRGLEVTESGERAFGDLLGIGPEAWS